CATCGACGACAACCGCATTGTCGAGCGAGCCGCCCCGGGCGAAGCCGGCCTTGACCATCGCCTGCACTTCATGCAGGAAACCGAAGGTGCGGGCGCGGCAGATATCCGCCTTGAAGGCGGGGCCGGAAACATCCAAGCTGAGACCCTGGCGGCCAATGGCGGCGCTGTCGAATTCGATGTCGAGGGTGATGGAAAACCCGTTATAGGATTCCAGCGATGCGACGCTGTCGCCGTCACGCACCGTTACCGGACGCAACACCCGGATCATGCGCCGGGGAAAGTCCTGCTCGACGATGCCGGCCTGTTCGATCAGCGCGACAAACGGTTCCGCGCTACCGTCCATGATCGGAATTTCGGGACCGTTCACTTCGATGACGGCATTGTCTATTGCACAGCCCGCCAGCGCGGCCATGAGGTGTTCGACCGTCGCAATAAGCACTCCGTGTTCGTTGACAAGGGTCGTGCAGAGCTCGGTCGCTCCGATAAAATCGCAATGCGCGGGAATGACGCTCACCGTAGCCGGCACATCCGTGCGGCGGAACAGGATACCGCTTTCCGGCGCCGCCGGGTGTATCGCCAGCGAAACAGGGACCCCGCCATGCAGGCTGATACCGGAACATCGTACGCTGCTTCTCAAGCTTCGCTGCCAGAAAGAATCTACCAGCCTTGTTATTTTCTCCATTACTCGGGAGACCCCTCTCGCCGGACGCCGGCCAATCATTACCGGCTATTGGTTACCGGTTTGATCGGTCAGCGTTTTTTTAACGCATTAACCTGATTGCAGGTGTAACAACCGACCCAGTCGAGCTCAAATCACTCTTTGTTACCAATTGTTACGTAGCCGCGTTGTCTGCGCGGCTACGTAACATTCTGATATTACGCCGGTTTTAGCAGGGGCCTCAGTTTGCCTGACGACGCAGGAAAGCCGGTATCTCCAGCATTTCCTCTTCCGCCGCCGAGGTGCTGGGAGAACTGGACGAATCGAGCCCGCTCAGGCTGGCCTGACCGCCTGTCTCCTGTGGCCGCGTCGTGGGCGCGGGACGCGCCGGACCGGCGGCTTTCGGCGCAAGACGCGGTTCTTCAGCCTGCGGCTTCTGCGGCCGCCCGCTGCCCGTCATGCGTTCGAAAAGGGACAACCCCCGGCGGCGTTCCTTCGGCGGCTCGCTGCGGGCGTTTTCCATCGCCGCCGCGGCAAAAGGCTCCGCTTTCCCCCGGCTGCTGTTTGCGTCGCCCGGGCGTGCCGGACGCGGCGGGATGAATGCCGGACGATCCGACACCGCTGCTTTCGGGGCCAGCGGCTCGGGGACGGGTTCCGGCTCCCGCGCGACAGCCTGGACGACTTCGTTTTCCCGGGCGGTGGCGATTGCCGGCTCTTCTTCGGAATGTCCGGTTTCGACCCGCTGCGGTTCCATTTCCGTTTCCGGTTCCGGTTCCATAGCGACTTCGACAATCTGTTCCGGTTCCGCGACGTTTTCCACCGGTTCGGCAGCGACGCTGACGGCCGGCTTGGCGACGGCGCGGGACAGGCCGACAGGTAGCGGCCGGTAGTCGGACTGTTCGACCGCTTCAATACCTGTCGCAACCACGGATACCCGGATAATCCCTTCAATGGATTCGTCAAAGGTCGACCCGAAAATGATATTGGCGTCGGGATCGACTTCGTCGCGGATCCGGTTTGCGGCCTCGTCGACTTCGAAGAGGGTCATGTCCGGCCCGCCGGTGATGTTGATGAGCACGCCTCTCGCGCCTTTCATCGTCACATCGTCCAGCAGCGGGTTTGAAATGGCCCGTTCGGCGGCTTCGGTGGCGCGCTTGTCGCCTTCCGCTTCGCCAGTGCCCATCATGGCCTTGCCCATCTCGCTCATAACCGTGCGAATATCGGCAAAGTCGAGATTGATGAGGCCCGGCATGACCATCAGGTCGGTCACGCCGCGAACGCCCGAATGCAGCACGTCATCGGCCATGTTGAACGCATCCGCAAAGGTTGTCTTCTCATTGGCGATGCGGAACAGGTTCTGGTTGGGGATGATGATCAGCGTGTCGACGAACTGCTGCAGTTCCTCGATTCCGGCTTCCGCGATCTTCATCCGGCGGTTGCCTTCGAACTGGAACGGTTTCGTGACCACCCCGACTGTCAGAATGCCCTGTTCCCGGGCCGCCCTGGCAATAACGGGCGCCGCGCCGGTGCCCGTGCCGCCGCCCATGCCGGCCGCGATGAACACCATATGGGTGCCGTTGAGGTGATGCTGGATTTCGTCCAGCGCCTCTTCGGCCGCTGCGGCGCCTATTTCGGGCCGCGAGCCCGCACCCAGCCCCTCGGTCGTGCTCAGACCCATCTGGATCTTGCGTTCGGCGAGGGAATGGCTCAGGGCCTGTGAATCCGTATTACAGACGACAAAGTCGACTCCTTCGAGATTCGAGCGAATCATGTTGTTGACGGCGTTGCCTCCAGCGCCGCCGACACCCACGACGAGGATACTCGGACTCAAGATGGTTTCCGACTTTGGCATGCTGAGGTTTATTGTCATGAGATCTGCCTCCAGGATACCGGTTATAATATCAGAATGTTCCGGCGAATGCCGGGATATTCCCGCGTCGTCGAGACGCCGCGAGGAATTTCGTTGCGGGGGGCCGCGATTCTAGAAATGTTCACGGAACCACCCTCCAAAACGGCCGAACGGGCCGCGATATGACTTGATGACCCCGGCTTCCGCCGGCCTGATTTCGCCGCGATCGTCGGCGGCGTAGGTCAGCAGCCCCGCAGCCGTCGCAAAGGCGGGCCCACCGGTCGCTTCCGCGAGCCCGGCGATTCGCATCGGCCGGCCCAACCGGACCTGTTTGTCCAGGATCTGGCTGGCGAGGAGCCGGACATCATTGATCTGGCTGGCGCCGCCCGTCAGGACCACCCGGCGACCGGCCAGCTTGTCAAAGCCGCTCAGTTCGAGTCGTTCTCGGACGAGTTCAAAGGTCTCTTCCAGTCGGGGTGCTATTATGCTGACGATGAAGGATTTCGGGACACGGTTGACGGTGCCTTCTTCTTCCTCGCCGATTTGCGGCGCATCGACGATGTCGCGTTCGTCGTTCGGTGACGACAGTGCGCTGCCGTAAAGTGTCTTCAGCCGTTCGGCGTGACTTAGCGGGGTGGACAGGCCGCGGGCGATGTCGTTGGTGACATGCGTGCCGCCGACCGGAATCGTATCCGTAAAGGCCAGCGTGCCATCGTAGAAGACGGCTACGGAGGTCGTGCCGCCGCCCATGTCGATGACCGTGACGCCGAGATCCGTTTCGTCTTCGACCAGGCACGACAACCCCGAGGCATAGGCGCTGACAACATGGCCGCGGACGTTCAGGTGGCATCGGCCGATGCAGGTATTGAGGTTCTGGATGGCGCTGGCGGCGACGGAAACAGTTCGTACCTGTACGCCCAGCTTTTGCCCGGACAATCCGCGCGGATCGCGGATGCCGTTCGAGCCGTCAATCTTGTACCCTGCCGGGATGGCATGCACGAGCGCGCGTTCATTACCGGTGTCGCGCAGGCGGTTTTCGTTGAACAGGCGGCGCATTTCGCCGTCACCGATGGCGCCGCTCTCAATCGTGGTTTCCAGAATCATCTGGCCGCTTTCGGGGTGGCCGCAGCTGACATTGACGAAGACGTCGCGAATCTGTTCGCCTGCCATCTGTTCCGCCGCATAAACGGCGCTGATCACCGAATGCTGGGCTTCTTCCATATTGACGATCGTACCCGCCTTGAGTCCCCGGCTGGCGTGATGGCCGATTCCAGTCACGCGAACGCGATCGTTTTCGTCGATTTCCGCGACGAAGCAGCAGATCTTGCTGGTGCCGATGTCCAGCGCTGTAATCAGTTCCTTGCGGGCCAAGACCTGTTTTCCTTTCCTTTGGTCCGGTTACGCGAAAATTGCGTCTTCATGTGCTGTCTCCACGGTCCCGCTGTTGAACGATCAGGCGGTCGCGGATACGCAGATCGACGACCGAAATGTTCCGGCTTAAGATTTTGCTGTCGCGGTCCAGGGTAACCAGCCGCGACCAGGCGGCCTGCGGATCGGATTCCGGAAGGTGGATATCGATGCCGTCGTCGAGCTGAAGGTTCCAGCGCCGGTTGCCAACCCAGATGCCGGCCCGCACCCTCTGCATCAGGTGCGGCGCGCTTGTCAGCATGTCGAGAAGCGCCGGCGCGTGCTTCGGCGCGGCTTCGCCGATGATGACCTTCAGATGCGTATAGCGTTCCAGCCCCTCTGCGCCGATGACTTCGCCGTGGGGATCGACCAGGACAAATTGTCCGTTGCGCTGCCAGATCGCCATCGCGGTACGCTCCTTGATGCTGACATACAGGGTCCCCGGCAGCCGCCGCTGGACAACCGCATCCGCAACCCAGCCCAGCGCGCGCAGACGGCTTCTGATCGCTTCGGTATCGATGGTGAGGATCGGGTCGTTCTGTCGAACCCCGATTGCATTCAGCAACTGGGCGCGGGTCGTTTCGGTGCGGCCCTCGACAAGGATCTCGTCGACCGAAAGACCGGCGCGGACAGAGGCTTCGGTTGCGGAGACGATGAGATGATCCGTCAGTCGCGCCACCATACCGGATGACCACGCCCAATAGGCGCCGCTGCCGGCGCCGCCTATGAGAAGCAAAAAGCCGGCGGCATGCAGCGCGGGACGGCGCCAGCGCGGCGCGACGCGCCGGCGTTGCGCCTTCCGGTTTATCTTCCCGCGCGGCGACTTTTCCTGGCCGCGCCAGAGGCCCAGGGTGGAAATCAGCTGTCGCATGCGGCGTTCTCCACCATCCATGTGACCAGCTCGCCGAACGGCATGCCTGCATGGGCGGCCTGTTCGGGAACGAGCGACAGCGGCGTCATGCCCGGCTGGGTATTCAGTTCCAGCATGTAGAGCTGCCCCGGTTCGCCCGCCGTGTCGTCGTAACGGAAATCCGAACGGCTGACGCCCTGGCATCCCAGGGTGCGGTGCGCCGTGACGGCGTATTCCATGGCCAGACGGGCGACGTCATCGGGAATCGGCGCCGGGCAGAGATGAACGGTCTTCCCTTCGGTATATTTCGACTCGTAGTCGTAGAACCCGGTCAGCGGCCGCAACTCCGTTACCCCCAGCGCCCTGTCGCCCATTACGGCGACGGTCAACTCGCGGCCGGGGATGAATGTCTCGACAAGCGCCGTATCGCCGAAGGGCCATTCACGGGTTGGAACCCGGTTGTCGCCGGGTCGAACGATGTACACGCCGACACTCGACCCTTCGTCATTCGGCTTGATCACATAGGGCGGTTCAAGGTCGGTGCAGGCGCTGATCTGATCCAGCGTCATGACCCGGCCGTCGGGACAGGGAATTCCCTTCGCGCCGAACAGGATCTTCGCCTTCTGCTTGTCCATGGCGACGGCGGAGGCGAGGACGCCGGAATGGGTGTAGGGAATGCCGAGAAGATCCAGCAGCCCCTGTATCTTGCCGTCCTCGCCATGGCGGCCGTGCAAGGCGTTGAAAACGACATCCGGCTTTTGCGTTATCAGGGCGGCGATCATGGCCTGGATGTCGCCGGTGACATCGATGCAGGCGATCCGGAAGCCGCATTTACGCAACGCGTCGGCACAGGCCTTGCCGGTGACAAGCGATACCTCCCGCTCTGCCGACGTGCCGCCCATCAAAACCGCAACGGATTTCTTCATGCCGCACCGCCATTGGCCGTATGGCCTGGAATGACCGAAGCCGGCTGGCCGATGCGCTGGATTTCCCATTCCAGCAGAACACCGGAATTATCCTGAACCCGTTGCCGGACAGTCTCGCCCAGCACCTCGATATCGGCGGCGCATGCCGCACCGGTATTGATCAGGAAGTTGCAATGCTGCTCGGATACCTGCGCACCGCCGATGCGTAATCCCCGGCAACCTGCCTGGTCGATCAGTTCCCAGGCCTTGATTCCCTCCGGATTCTTGAAGGTGGAGCCGCCAGTCTGGGTGCGCACCGGCTGGGTTTGCGTCCGCGCTTCGGAAATTTCCGCCATGCGGGCCGCGATAGCGTCCCTGTCGCCGGGGGCAATCCGAAGCTCGGCACGGACAAAGACCCAGTCATCCGGCACCTGGCTGTGACGGTATGAGAATCCCATCGCTTCGCAGCTCAGGACATTCAGGACGCCGGCGGGATCGATCGCCCGGGTGCGGATGACGACATCCCGGGTTTCCCGCTGATAGGCGCCGGCATTCATACGCAGGATGCCGCCGACGGAGCCGGGAATGCCCGACAGGAATTCCAGGCCCGCGAATCCTTCGCGCTGTGCCGTGCGCGCCACGTTAATCGCCAGCGCCGCGGCGCCTGCCGCAATGGTCTCTTCCTCGATTGAAATGCGCGAAAACGCCCGCCCAAGCCGGATCACCACGCCGGGCACGCCGCCATCCCGGACAAGCAGATTGGAGCCGACGCCGATAATCGTGACCGGGATATCGCGCGGCTTCTCGGCGAGAAAATACCGCAGGTCATATTCGTCCGCGGGTTCGAACATGACCTCCGCCGGGCCGCCGACCTTGAACCAGACGATTCGCGACAGCGGATAGTTTTCCCTGTAGGCGCCGCGAATTTGCGGCAGACGGTCAACAAGTCTCGGATTGCCGGTCATGACATTCATTGCCCCGTCTCCGCCGGCGCGTCCGACAGCTGACGTAAAGCGCCGGGCAGGTCATTGGCCCAGTTGCTGATCGATCCGGCGCCGAGACAGACCACAAGGTCGCCCGGCGCGGCCATTTCGCGGACCAGCGCGGGCAGATCGGCAGGATCGTCCAGCGGCGAAACCTGACGGTGTCCGTGGGTGCGCAATCCCTGGATCAGCGCATCGCGGTTGATTCCTTCGATCGGCGCCTCACCGGCCGGGTATACATTGGCGACGATAACCGAGTCCGCATCGTTGAAGCAGGCGCAGAATTCCTCGAACAGATCCTTCAGGCGGGAATAGCGGTGGGGCTGGACCACGGCGATGACACGGCGACGGGTCACCGCGCGCGCGGCTTTCAGGACCGCCGCGATTTCCACCGGGTGATGGCCGTAGTCGTCGATTATGGTGACGCCTCCGGTTTCGCCCGTTTTCGTGAAACGCCGCTTTACGCCGCTGAAATCCTTCAGCCCGCGCGCGATTGCTTCGTCACTGATCCCCATCTCGTTCGCGACGGCGATGGCGGCCAGGGCGTTCAGCATGTTGTAGGCGCCGAACATCGGCAGTTCGATCCTCTTCAGCACACGGGCCCGGTCGTCGCGCGAATCGATCACGACATCGAAGGTGACGCCGGCGGGACCTGTTTGCAGATTTTCGCCGCGGATTTCCGCCTGCGGGTTTGTGCCATAGGTCACAAGCCGACGGCTGCTGATCTGACCGATCAGCGTCTGCACGTCGGAATCGTCAATGCACAGCGCGGCGAATCCGTAGAAGGGTATGTTCTGCACGAAGGTTCGGAACGCTTCCTTCTCCGCATCGAAACCGCCATAGAAATCAAGGTGCTCCGGATCCATATTGGTCACGATGGCGATGGTTGCCGGCAGTTTGGTGAAGGTGCCGTCGGATTCGTCCGCTTCCACGACCATCCAGTCGCCATCGCCCAGGCGCGCATTGGTGCCGTAGGCGTTGATGATGCCGCCATTGATGACGGTCGGGTCCAGTTCCGCTGCTTCAAGCAGGGCGGCGACCATCGAAGTGGTTGTGGTCTTGCCATGGGTGCCGCCGATGGCGATCGACCATTTCAGGCGCATCAGTTCACCCAGCATTTCCGCGCGGCGGACAACCGGAATCATGCGCGCCAGCGCCTCGGTCATTTCGGGGTTTTCCGGCCTGATGGCCGACGAGACCACGACGACCTGCGCATCCGTGACATTGTCCGCCGCGTGGCCGACAATGACCTGAATGCCGAGTTTGCGCAGTCGGGCGACATTGGCGCCTTCCGCGACATCGCTGCCCTGCACCTGATAACCGAGGTTATGCAGGATCTCGGCGATCCCGGACATGCCGATGCCGCCAATACCGATGAAGTGAATCAGGCCGATGGACAGGGGCATCGCTCTCATGCGGCTTCCTCCCGCAGCGTGGCATGCGCGCCGTTTCCGTTTTCTCTGATGACGCCCAGGACCAGGTTTGCCAGCCGCTCGGCGGCTTCCGGCATTCCGGAACGCGCCGCGCAGCGCGCAGCCATTTCCAGCGTCGAGCTTACGGAAAAAAGCGATTTCAGCCGGTCGGACAGGACCGTTGGCGTAAAATCGCTGTCCGGAATCATCCAGGCGCCGCCGGAATCGCAAAACCGCGCCGCGTTCGCCGTCTGGTGATCGTCGATGGCGTGCGGATAGGGCACCAGTATGGCCGGCCGGCCGGCACAGGACAGTTCGGCCGTCGTGGATGCGCCGGCGCGGCAGATCACCAGATGCGCCTCGCTGAGGCGTCCGGGGATGTCGTTGAAGAACGGCGCAAGGACAGCTTCCGTCTCCGTCCGCGCATAGGCGGCCCGGACGGAATCGATATCCTCCCGGCGGCATTGCTGGGTAATGCGGATTCGCCTGCGCAAACCGTCCGGCAGGGCCGCCAGCGCCTCGGGAACGACTTTTGAAAAAATCGACGCGCCCTGGCTGCCACCCGTGACGAGCATATGGATCGGCGATTCCGCATCCAGCGGCGGATACGGATTGTTCCGGATCGCCAGAATTTCGGGTCGGACAGGATTCCCCGTCCAGACGGTTCGTTCCAGATCCGCATCGCGCAGGAATGCCGTGGTCTTGAAGGCGGTAGCGATCCGGCTGGCACGTGGCGCGAGCACGCGATTGGCGCGGCCCAGAACGGCATTCTGTTCGTGGATCACCGTCTTGATCTTCAGGTGCGAAGCCGCCAGCATGGTCGGAATTGTCGGGTATCCGCCGAAGCCGACAACCACATCCGGTTTCATGTCGCGAAGCAGGTTCCGCGACTGGAAAAAGCCGATCGCGAGCCGGAACAGGGCGACACCTTTCGTAAGGGGGCCGCGCCCGCTGATGCCGGCGGCCTGGATAAAGCGGGTTTCAACGCCGGCGAATGATTCGCCGTAGGAATTGCCGCGCCGGTCCGTGATCAGGGCCAGCCTGTGACCCTGCGCCAACAGGTTTTCGGCCAGCGCCTGGGCGGGAAAAACATGGCCGCCCGTACCGCCGCTGGACAGGATGATCAGCTTGCCGTCTGCAGTCATCGCTGGCTCCCCGGACGGCGGCGGGTCAGCGCCAGCAGCATTCCCATGCCGAGGCCGAGCGCCAGGAGCGACGATCCGCCATAGGAAATGAAGGGTAGGGTCATGCCCTTGGTCGGCATCAGGTTGACGGTCGAGGCCATGTTGATGATGGCCTGCAGGGCGAACTGCACGATCAGGCCGGTTGCCGCCAGCACGATGAAAAGATCCGTATCCGCCAGCACCCGGACGAGGCCGCGCAGGATGATAAAGACGAACAGGGCGATTATGATGAAACAGGCCAGCAGGCCGAATTCCTCGCCGGCGACAGCAAAAATGAAATCGGCATGGGCGTCGGGCAGAAACGCTTTTGCCGTTCCCTCGCCGGCGCCGCGGCCCAGCAACCCGCCATTCAGGAACGCCTCCATCGCCCGGTCGATCTGGTAACTGTCTCCCGAGGCCGGATCGAGGAACCGGTCGATCCGGCTGCTGACATGGGGAAAGACGAAATAGGCGACAACCATCGCCAGGATTCCGGCAATGCCGATCATAAAGACCCAGCTCATCGAAAGCCCGGCCAGAAACCACTGGATAAACCAGATGGCGGTCACGACGATGGCCTGCCCGATATCGGGTTGCGCCAGCAACAGCGAGAGCACGATCAGATAGAGGACGCAGGATATCAGGTAGCCGGGAATATCCTCGCCGAGGCGGCGGGCCGAAAACATCCAGGCCGCGACGACGGCAAAGGTCGGCTTGATGAATTCCGAGGGTTGCAGCGAAAAGCCCGCAATGATCAGCCAGCGCTGCGAACCCTTGATTTCCGGGCCGACAAGCAGCGTCAGGATCAGCAGGCCGATCGTGCCGGCGAAGGCGATGGCGCCGACCCGCCGGATATTGCGCGGTTCCAGCAGGGAGACCGCGATCATCAACGCGATGGCGGGCACGATCATCAACGCCTGCCGACGCACGAAATACAGCGAATCCAGGCCAATCCGCTCCGCAACCGGCGGGCTCGCCGCGACGGTGAGGACGAGGCCGAATGCGGTCAGCAGGCCGAAGCCCAGCAATGTCCAGTGATCGACGGTCCACCACCAACGGCCCAGGATTGAGGTGTCGTCGCGCGCGATCGGCCTCATGGCGCCGCCTCCCCGGTCGTGGAGAGGCGCCGGACAAGGCGACCGAATTCACGGCCGCGTTCCTCGAAATTGGGAAACTGGTCGAAGGAGGCGCAGGCCGGCGACAGCAGGACCACCGCATCTTCCGGATGTTCCGAACTAACCGCCGCGTGGGCATCCTGTACTGCCTGCGCCAGGGTGCCTGAAACTTGCGTATCGATTTTGTCAGACAGCGCCGTATTGAACGCTTCCGCGGCCTCGCCAATCAGATAGGCGCGCCGGATGCGCGGCAGGAAGGGGGCTATGGCTTCCAGCCCGCCTTCCTTTGGCTTGCCGCCCGCGATCCAGTAAATCACGGGATAACTGCCAAGCGCCTTGGCGGCGGCTTCCGGGTTGGTCGCCTTGCTGTCGTTGACGTAGCGGACGCCGGCGATTGTGGCGACCAGTTCCTGGCGATGCGGCAGGCCGGGATAGCTGCGAATGCCGGCCACGATATCCGCGCGGGCCAATCCGGCAGCCTGTGTCGCCGCATAGGCGGCGGCGGCATTCTGCGCATTGTGCGATCCCGGAAGCGTCTGGACATCGCCCAGATCCATGACAGCGACCCGTTCGCCGGCGACGTCGTCATACAGGATGCCGTCTTCGGCATAGACGCCGCCATCGGTTTTCCGGCTGCCGGAAACCGCGATGACCGTCACCGCGGGATTGTCCCGCAATACGTCACAGGTGGCGGCGCTGTCCGGATCGTCGACCCCGACAATGGCGGTGCCGCGGCAATGCTGAAAAATCCGCCGTTTGGCCGCTTTGTAGCCTTCCATGCCGCCGTGGCGGTCAAGATGATCCGGCGTGATATTGAGCAGAATCGCGATATCGAACGCCGCCGATGGCATCAGTTCAAGCTGGAAGGACGACAGTTCCAGCACATAGGTGCCGGATTGGCCCAGAGAGGCCAGGTCGAGTGCCGGCGTGCCCAGGTTGCCGCCGACCTGGACCGGTTGTTTCGCGGTTTCCAGGATGTGACCGATCAGGGCCGTCGTCGTCGATTTCCCATTGGTTCCGGTGATACCGATATAGCGTGCATCCCGTTCGGCGCGGGCCAGCAGTTCGATATCGCCGACGATTTCGGTGCCCTGCGCCCGGGCGCGCGCCGCAACCGGGTGGGGTGCGGGGAAGGTGTGGGGAATGCCGGGGCTGAGCACCAGCGAGTCGACATCCTTCCACAACCCGTTGGTCAGGCTGGTGACCGTTATGCCGGCGGCTTCGGCCTCGGCGCGACGATCGCTGCTGTCATCCCAGGCATATACCTGCGCGCCGCTGGCCAGCAGCGCCCTGGCGGTGGACAGGCCGGATTTGCCCAGCCCCATGACCGCGATGGTTTTGCCTGATGTGGAAGGAATCCGGATCATCGCGCCTACCTCAGCTTCAGTGTGGAGAGGCCGACAAGGGCGAGAACGATGGCGATAATCCAGAACCGGATGACGATGGTCGATTCGGCCCATCCCTTCTTTTCGAAGTGATGGTGCAGCGGCGCCATGGCGAAGACCCGCTTGCCGGTCAGCCTGAACGACGCGACCTGCACGATGACCGAGACTGTCTCCAGGACAAACAGGCCGCCGACAATGGCCAGTACGATTTCATGCTTGGTCACGACGCTGATCGCGCCGAGCGCGCCGCCGACCGCGAGCGACCCCGTATCGCCCATGAAGACCATGGCGGGCGGGGCGTTGAACCACAGGAAACCCAGGCTTGCACCGACCATCGCGCCCGCGAACACGGCGAGTTCGCCGGCGCCGGCGATGTAATGGATTTGCAGGTAGTTCGAATAAACCGTGCTGCCCACCAGATAGGCGATAAATCCGAAACAGCCGGCGGCGATCATCACGGGCACGATGGCCAGCCCGTCCAGCCCGTCGGTCAGGTTGACGGAATTGGAGGCGCCGATCATCACGAAGGCGGCGAAGGGAACGAAGACCCAGCCGAGATTGATCAGAACGCTTTTGAAGAACGGCACGACCAGGGCATCGTTCAGCGGCGGCTGCGTCAGTTGCAGGACCCAGATTGCGGCGGCGACGGAAATCAGCAACTGAAACAGCAGCTTCAACCTGCCGGATAGGCCCTTTGAATTTTTGCGCGACAGCTTCAGATAATCGTCGGCAAAGCCCACCGCGCCGAATCCGATCGTGACGAACAGGACAATCCAGACATAGACGTTGCTGGAATCGGCCCAGAGGATGGTGCTGATCGTGATCGACAGCAGGATCAGGAAGCCGCCCATCGTCGGCGTGCCGATTTTTTTCAGATGGGTATCCGGAACGTCTTCGCGGATGTTGTTGGCCGCCCGCTGCCGGCTTTTCAGCCAGTTGATGACTCTGGGCCCGAACAGGAAGCTGATGATCAGCGCGGTCATGATCGCGCCGCCGGTCCGGAATGTCAGATAGCGGAACAGGTTGAACGCCAGAAAATCTTCCGAGAACGGCACGAGGAAATTGTAGAGCATCGCCTAGCGCCCTCCTGCCATTGCTTCGGCATCGGCATCGCGATCCAGCGCCGCCAGCGCCGCAACGACCGGCGCCATATTGCTGCCAAATGACCCCTTGACCATCACGACGTCGCCGGGACGGATCGCATCGCGGACAATCGGCAGGATCGCGGCGCTGTCGCTGCCATGCGCGGCGCACCGG
Above is a genomic segment from Alphaproteobacteria bacterium containing:
- the murC gene encoding UDP-N-acetylmuramate--L-alanine ligase → MRAMPLSIGLIHFIGIGGIGMSGIAEILHNLGYQVQGSDVAEGANVARLRKLGIQVIVGHAADNVTDAQVVVVSSAIRPENPEMTEALARMIPVVRRAEMLGELMRLKWSIAIGGTHGKTTTTSMVAALLEAAELDPTVINGGIINAYGTNARLGDGDWMVVEADESDGTFTKLPATIAIVTNMDPEHLDFYGGFDAEKEAFRTFVQNIPFYGFAALCIDDSDVQTLIGQISSRRLVTYGTNPQAEIRGENLQTGPAGVTFDVVIDSRDDRARVLKRIELPMFGAYNMLNALAAIAVANEMGISDEAIARGLKDFSGVKRRFTKTGETGGVTIIDDYGHHPVEIAAVLKAARAVTRRRVIAVVQPHRYSRLKDLFEEFCACFNDADSVIVANVYPAGEAPIEGINRDALIQGLRTHGHRQVSPLDDPADLPALVREMAAPGDLVVCLGAGSISNWANDLPGALRQLSDAPAETGQ
- the lpxC gene encoding UDP-3-O-acyl-N-acetylglucosamine deacetylase, whose product is MRSSVRCSGISLHGGVPVSLAIHPAAPESGILFRRTDVPATVSVIPAHCDFIGATELCTTLVNEHGVLIATVEHLMAALAGCAIDNAVIEVNGPEIPIMDGSAEPFVALIEQAGIVEQDFPRRMIRVLRPVTVRDGDSVASLESYNGFSITLDIEFDSAAIGRQGLSLDVSGPAFKADICRARTFGFLHEVQAMVKAGFARGGSLDNAVVVDGDKVVNEGGLRYTDEFVRHKVLDCIGDMYLAGGPMLGKFRGVRSGHAMHHKLLRALFDQDSAWTTVSGTRPAGMSAPTWDTRAVAASA
- a CDS encoding cell division protein FtsQ/DivIB: MRQLISTLGLWRGQEKSPRGKINRKAQRRRVAPRWRRPALHAAGFLLLIGGAGSGAYWAWSSGMVARLTDHLIVSATEASVRAGLSVDEILVEGRTETTRAQLLNAIGVRQNDPILTIDTEAIRSRLRALGWVADAVVQRRLPGTLYVSIKERTAMAIWQRNGQFVLVDPHGEVIGAEGLERYTHLKVIIGEAAPKHAPALLDMLTSAPHLMQRVRAGIWVGNRRWNLQLDDGIDIHLPESDPQAAWSRLVTLDRDSKILSRNISVVDLRIRDRLIVQQRDRGDST
- the ftsZ gene encoding cell division protein FtsZ, with the protein product MSPSILVVGVGGAGGNAVNNMIRSNLEGVDFVVCNTDSQALSHSLAERKIQMGLSTTEGLGAGSRPEIGAAAAEEALDEIQHHLNGTHMVFIAAGMGGGTGTGAAPVIARAAREQGILTVGVVTKPFQFEGNRRMKIAEAGIEELQQFVDTLIIIPNQNLFRIANEKTTFADAFNMADDVLHSGVRGVTDLMVMPGLINLDFADIRTVMSEMGKAMMGTGEAEGDKRATEAAERAISNPLLDDVTMKGARGVLINITGGPDMTLFEVDEAANRIRDEVDPDANIIFGSTFDESIEGIIRVSVVATGIEAVEQSDYRPLPVGLSRAVAKPAVSVAAEPVENVAEPEQIVEVAMEPEPETEMEPQRVETGHSEEEPAIATARENEVVQAVAREPEPVPEPLAPKAAVSDRPAFIPPRPARPGDANSSRGKAEPFAAAAMENARSEPPKERRRGLSLFERMTGSGRPQKPQAEEPRLAPKAAGPARPAPTTRPQETGGQASLSGLDSSSSPSTSAAEEEMLEIPAFLRRQAN
- a CDS encoding D-alanine--D-alanine ligase → MKKSVAVLMGGTSAEREVSLVTGKACADALRKCGFRIACIDVTGDIQAMIAALITQKPDVVFNALHGRHGEDGKIQGLLDLLGIPYTHSGVLASAVAMDKQKAKILFGAKGIPCPDGRVMTLDQISACTDLEPPYVIKPNDEGSSVGVYIVRPGDNRVPTREWPFGDTALVETFIPGRELTVAVMGDRALGVTELRPLTGFYDYESKYTEGKTVHLCPAPIPDDVARLAMEYAVTAHRTLGCQGVSRSDFRYDDTAGEPGQLYMLELNTQPGMTPLSLVPEQAAHAGMPFGELVTWMVENAACDS
- the ftsA gene encoding cell division protein FtsA, with product MARKELITALDIGTSKICCFVAEIDENDRVRVTGIGHHASRGLKAGTIVNMEEAQHSVISAVYAAEQMAGEQIRDVFVNVSCGHPESGQMILETTIESGAIGDGEMRRLFNENRLRDTGNERALVHAIPAGYKIDGSNGIRDPRGLSGQKLGVQVRTVSVAASAIQNLNTCIGRCHLNVRGHVVSAYASGLSCLVEDETDLGVTVIDMGGGTTSVAVFYDGTLAFTDTIPVGGTHVTNDIARGLSTPLSHAERLKTLYGSALSSPNDERDIVDAPQIGEEEEGTVNRVPKSFIVSIIAPRLEETFELVRERLELSGFDKLAGRRVVLTGGASQINDVRLLASQILDKQVRLGRPMRIAGLAEATGGPAFATAAGLLTYAADDRGEIRPAEAGVIKSYRGPFGRFGGWFREHF
- the murB gene encoding UDP-N-acetylmuramate dehydrogenase, with translation MNVMTGNPRLVDRLPQIRGAYRENYPLSRIVWFKVGGPAEVMFEPADEYDLRYFLAEKPRDIPVTIIGVGSNLLVRDGGVPGVVIRLGRAFSRISIEEETIAAGAAALAINVARTAQREGFAGLEFLSGIPGSVGGILRMNAGAYQRETRDVVIRTRAIDPAGVLNVLSCEAMGFSYRHSQVPDDWVFVRAELRIAPGDRDAIAARMAEISEARTQTQPVRTQTGGSTFKNPEGIKAWELIDQAGCRGLRIGGAQVSEQHCNFLINTGAACAADIEVLGETVRQRVQDNSGVLLEWEIQRIGQPASVIPGHTANGGAA